A genomic region of Papaver somniferum cultivar HN1 chromosome 7, ASM357369v1, whole genome shotgun sequence contains the following coding sequences:
- the LOC113299715 gene encoding IST1 homolog yields the protein MSMLNRLFNRGLFGAKCKTCVSLAISRIKLVQNKRELQLNNMRKEIAQFLRNGEEAIVQIRVECIIRETNIWEAYSILELFCEFVLARIPILDSQRECPSELKEAIASIIFTAPRCSDLPELLQIQSLFTAKYGKEFISAAAELKPGTSVNRTIIEKLSVKAPSAEVKLSLLIEIAQKYNLQWDPSTAIAEFSKKHEDLLDGSRQIRSRAAEYQRPVVESSLSLSSSSEADLVARTNQNQGTQQLQPSTPLVSKKIIVDPDKTDKLVISTTGDTRTSTKSKIMENARAAIVAADRASAAARAAAELAKM from the exons ATGTCAATGTTGAATCGATTATTTAACAGAGGGCTTTTTGGTGCAAAATG CAAAACATGTGTGAGCTTGGCCATATCACGTATCAAGCTTGTACAAAATAAAAGGGAGCTACAGCTGAATAATATGCGTAAAGAGATTGCACAATTCCTTCGAAATGGCGAAGAAGCTATTGTACAAATCAGG GTGGAGTGTATCATAAGAGAAACGAACATATGGGAGGCATATAGTATCTTGGAGTTGTTCTGTGAGTTTGTTTTGGCACGTATTCCAATTCTGGATAGCCAAAG GGAATGTCCATCAGAACTGAAGGAAGCTATTGCGAGTATAATCTTCACTGCTCCTAGATGCTCAGATTTGCCAGAGCTATTGCAGATTCAGAGTCTATTTACTGCAAAATATGGAAAAGAGTTCATTTCTGCCGCTGCTGAGCTCAAACCTGGCACCAGTGTTAATCGCACT ATAATTGAAAAGCTTTCTGTAAAAGCACCATCTGCTGAAGTAAAACTCAGTCttctgattgaaattgctcaaaagTACAATCTGCAATGGGATCCTTCAACCGCTATAGCAGAGTTCAGCAAAAAGCATGAAGATCTTCTG GATGGATCAAGGCAAATTCGCAGTCGAGCTGCAGAGTATCAAAGACCTGTCGTAGAGAGCTCGCTTAGCTTGTCCTCTAGCAGTGAAGCAGATCTGGTTGCCAGAACGAATCAAAATCAAGGGACTCAACAGCTTCAACCTTCAACTCCCCTTGTCAGCAAGAAAATAATCGTTGATCCCGATAAAACTGATAAATTGGTAATTAGTACAACTGGAGATACTAGAACGAgcacaaaatcaaaaatcatggAGAACGCACGAGCTGCAATTGTTGCTGCAGATCGTGCATCCGCAGCTGCCCGTGCAGCTGCTGAGCTTGCAAAAATGTAA
- the LOC113299713 gene encoding serine/threonine protein phosphatase 2A 57 kDa regulatory subunit B' kappa isoform-like isoform X1 gives MFKQFLSKFPRKSSSKAENNGDSTGNNNSVNNNAVGNGIQRTNSSNSSTVSSRSNVVKRMSSAVFPSSVVAGIEPLLSFKDVSNPEKQNLLISKLNLCCVVFDFNDSKNAAEKDLKRSTLIELVDFVASGSVRFNEPVIAAVCKMTALNLFRVFPPNYRSNGGGENDDDEPMFDPAWSHLQLVYDLLLRFITSSNLDAKVAKKHVDHSFVLKLLDLFDSDDPRERDCLKTILHRIYGKFMVHRPFIRKSVSNIFYRFVFETERHNGIAELLEIFGSVISGFALPLKEEHKMFLCRALIPLHKPKSVGLYLQQLSYCIAQFLEKDPKLVSYVIRGLLKYWPVTSSQKEVMFLGELEEILEATNMAEFQKIMVPLFKRIGTSLNSSHFQVAERALFLWNNDHIVSLIAHNRQVILPLIYPALEKNAQGHWNQAVLNLTLNVRKMFAEMDNDLVLSYQEKFEDEAAKLKAACEKRTVIWERLENVASFQPVTGNTAVLVKQ, from the exons ATGTTCAAGCAATTTCTCAGTAAATTCCCAAGGAAATCTTCGTCGAAAGCTGAAAATAATGGTGATTCTACTGGAAATAATAATTCTGTAAACAATAATGCTGTTGGAAATGGAATTCAGAGGACTAACAGTTCAAATTCAAGTACTGTATCGAGTCGATCGAATGTGGTTAAAAGAATGTCTTCAGCGGTTTTTCCTTCGAGTGTTGTAGCTGGTATTGAGCCGCTTTTATCATTTAAAGATGTTTCGAATCCTGAGAAACAGAATTTATTAATCAGTAAGTTGAATTTATGTTGTGTGGTTTTCGACTTCAATGATTCCAAGAATGCTGCTGAGAAAGATCTGAAACGTTCGACTTTGATTGAACTTGTTGATTTTGTTGCTTCTGGATCTGTTAGATTTAATGAGCCTGTAATTGCTGCGGTTTGCAAAATGACTGCACTTAATTTGTTCAGAGTTTTCCCACCTAACTATCGgtctaatggtggtggtgaaaatGACGATGATGAACCGATGTTTGATCCTGCTTGGTCTCATTTACAGTTGGTGTATGATTTACTGCTTAGATTTATCACATCGAGTAATCTTGATGCAAAGGTTGCAAAAAAGCATGTTGATCATTCATTTGTTTTGAAATTGTTAGACTTATTTGATTCTGATGATCCAAGAGAAAGGGATTGCTTGAAGACAATTCTACATAGGATCTATGGGAAGTTCATGGTTCACAGGCCGTTTATTCGTAAGTCTGTAAGCAATATCTTCTATCGATTTGTTTTCGAAACGGAACGACATAATGGAATTGCTGAGTTGTTGGAGATTTTTGGGAGTGTGATAAGTGGGTTTGCATTACCATTAAAAGAGGAGCATAAGATGTTTTTGTGTAGGGCATTGATTCCTCTTCACAAACCGAAATCTGTGGGTCTTTACCTTCAGCAATTGTCATATTGTATAGCACAATTTCTAGAGAAGGATCCAAAGTTGGTTAGTTATGTGATAAGAGGGTTATTGAAATACTGGCCTGTGACAAGTAGCCAGAAGGAAGTAATGTTTTTGGGTGAGTTGGAGGAGATTTTGGAAGCAACTAATATGGCTGAATTCCAAAAAATAATGGTCCCGTTGTTCAAAAGGATCGGAACAAGTCTCAACAGTTCACATTTCCAG GTGGCTGAAAGGGCACTCTTCTTATGGAACAATGATCACATTGTGAGTCTGATAGCACACAACCGACAAGTGATTCTGCCTCTGATATATCCAGCACTAGAGAAAAATGCCCAAGGCCACTGGAATCAAGCTGTTCTCAATCTCACTTTAAATGTTCGGAAGATGTTCGCAGAGATGGACAACGATCTTGTCCTTTCATATCAGGAAAAGTTTGAGGATGAAGCAGCGAAGTTAAAAGCGGCATGTGAGAAGCGAACTGTAATATGGGAACGTCTGGAGAATGTTGCTAGCTTCCAACCGGTAACGGGAAACACTGCAGTTCTGGTAAAACAATGA
- the LOC113299713 gene encoding serine/threonine protein phosphatase 2A 57 kDa regulatory subunit B' kappa isoform-like isoform X2 translates to MFKQFLSKFPRKSSSKAENNGDSTGNNNSVNNNAVGNGIQRTNSSNSSTVSSRSNVVKRMSSAVFPSSVVAGIEPLLSFKDVSNPEKQNLLISKLNLCCVVFDFNDSKNAAEKDLKRSTLIELVDFVASGSVRFNEPVIAAVCKMTALNLFRVFPPNYRSNGGGENDDDEPMFDPAWSHLQLVYDLLLRFITSSNLDAKVAKKHVDHSFVLKLLDLFDSDDPRERDCLKTILHRIYGKFMVHRPFIRKSVSNIFYRFVFETERHNGIAELLEIFGSVISGFALPLKEEHKMFLCRALIPLHKPKSVGLYLQQLSYCIAQFLEKDPKLVSYVIRGLLKYWPVTSSQKEVMFLGELEEILEATNMAEFQKIMVPLFKRIGTSLNSSHFQGYQFHECPHSLDRVIVVSEWILL, encoded by the exons ATGTTCAAGCAATTTCTCAGTAAATTCCCAAGGAAATCTTCGTCGAAAGCTGAAAATAATGGTGATTCTACTGGAAATAATAATTCTGTAAACAATAATGCTGTTGGAAATGGAATTCAGAGGACTAACAGTTCAAATTCAAGTACTGTATCGAGTCGATCGAATGTGGTTAAAAGAATGTCTTCAGCGGTTTTTCCTTCGAGTGTTGTAGCTGGTATTGAGCCGCTTTTATCATTTAAAGATGTTTCGAATCCTGAGAAACAGAATTTATTAATCAGTAAGTTGAATTTATGTTGTGTGGTTTTCGACTTCAATGATTCCAAGAATGCTGCTGAGAAAGATCTGAAACGTTCGACTTTGATTGAACTTGTTGATTTTGTTGCTTCTGGATCTGTTAGATTTAATGAGCCTGTAATTGCTGCGGTTTGCAAAATGACTGCACTTAATTTGTTCAGAGTTTTCCCACCTAACTATCGgtctaatggtggtggtgaaaatGACGATGATGAACCGATGTTTGATCCTGCTTGGTCTCATTTACAGTTGGTGTATGATTTACTGCTTAGATTTATCACATCGAGTAATCTTGATGCAAAGGTTGCAAAAAAGCATGTTGATCATTCATTTGTTTTGAAATTGTTAGACTTATTTGATTCTGATGATCCAAGAGAAAGGGATTGCTTGAAGACAATTCTACATAGGATCTATGGGAAGTTCATGGTTCACAGGCCGTTTATTCGTAAGTCTGTAAGCAATATCTTCTATCGATTTGTTTTCGAAACGGAACGACATAATGGAATTGCTGAGTTGTTGGAGATTTTTGGGAGTGTGATAAGTGGGTTTGCATTACCATTAAAAGAGGAGCATAAGATGTTTTTGTGTAGGGCATTGATTCCTCTTCACAAACCGAAATCTGTGGGTCTTTACCTTCAGCAATTGTCATATTGTATAGCACAATTTCTAGAGAAGGATCCAAAGTTGGTTAGTTATGTGATAAGAGGGTTATTGAAATACTGGCCTGTGACAAGTAGCCAGAAGGAAGTAATGTTTTTGGGTGAGTTGGAGGAGATTTTGGAAGCAACTAATATGGCTGAATTCCAAAAAATAATGGTCCCGTTGTTCAAAAGGATCGGAACAAGTCTCAACAGTTCACATTTCCAG GGTTACCAGTTTCATGAGTGTCCACATTCATTGGATAGGGTAATTGTAGTTTCTGAATGGATACTGCTGTAG